A section of the Solea solea chromosome 17, fSolSol10.1, whole genome shotgun sequence genome encodes:
- the LOC131443432 gene encoding stonustoxin subunit beta-like has protein sequence MDHAGEQRLKPGVRKYSCELELDTNTMSRNLKLSDDNRKVTRVTEDQSYPDHPDRFKSCPQLLCRPGLTGRCYWEVEWRGIVYISLSYRGINRKGDSSDCWFGRNDQSWSLNCSDVYGNSVRHCGTQTPIMSSVSHRVSVYVDCPAGTLSFYNVSSDSLIHLHTFRTTFTEPVYPGFLVCHGSSVSLSPL, from the exons atggaccatgctggagagcagaggttaaaacctggtgtcaggaagt attcatgtgaactggaactggacacaaacacaatgagcagaaacctcaaactgtctgacgacaacaggaaagtgacccgtgtgacagaagatcagtcgtatcctgatcatccagacagatttaagtcctgtcctcagctgctgtgtagacctggtctgactggtcgctgttactgggaggtcgagtggagaggaatagtttatatatcactgagttacagaggaatcaacAGGAAAGGCGACAGTTCTGACTGTTGGTTTGGACgtaatgatcagtcctggagtctgaaCTGCTCTGACGTTTATGGTAACTCTGTCCGTCACTGTGGGACACAAacacccatcatgtcctctgtctctcacagagtatcagtgtatgtggactgtcctgctgggactctgtccttctacaacgtctcctctgactcactgatccacctccacaccttcaggaccacattcactgaaccggtttatcctgggttcCTGGTCTGTCatggttcctcagtgtctctgtctcctctgtag